From Paenibacillus polymyxa, the proteins below share one genomic window:
- a CDS encoding LysM peptidoglycan-binding domain-containing protein — protein sequence MEFSLTDGKGKKFQFPVNPEEVTISRQKGFDTTTILSYGEFDFPQGEKVKEISFSSFFPKEYNPAYCTYEDIPDPQEAMNTLNGFLLSKSPLRFIITETAVNVPVIVASHNSTFRGGEYGDVNFDLSLRTWSEMKVAKKSGTGSKSATVNKKPRTDMKEKKKTYTVKSGDSLSKIAKLELGDSSQWSRIYQLNKKTIGKNPNAIKPGQKLVLS from the coding sequence ATGGAATTTAGTTTGACGGATGGTAAGGGAAAAAAGTTTCAGTTTCCAGTAAATCCTGAGGAAGTAACGATTTCACGACAAAAGGGATTTGATACAACGACGATTTTATCCTATGGGGAGTTTGACTTTCCACAAGGGGAGAAGGTGAAGGAAATCTCCTTCTCTTCTTTTTTTCCGAAAGAATACAATCCAGCATATTGCACATATGAAGACATCCCTGATCCGCAGGAGGCCATGAACACGTTGAATGGCTTTTTGTTATCCAAGAGTCCGCTACGTTTTATCATTACGGAGACAGCTGTGAACGTACCCGTAATTGTAGCTTCTCATAATTCGACCTTTCGGGGCGGGGAATATGGGGATGTGAATTTTGATTTGTCACTGCGAACCTGGAGTGAAATGAAGGTAGCCAAAAAATCTGGTACCGGCTCGAAGTCCGCGACAGTCAACAAAAAGCCTCGCACGGATATGAAAGAAAAAAAGAAAACTTACACGGTTAAATCGGGAGATTCCTTGTCCAAAATTGCCAAGCTGGAGCTGGGAGACAGCTCGCAATGGAGTCGCATTTATCAGCTTAACAAAAAGACCATCGGGAAAAATCCGAATGCGATTAAACCGGGGCAAAAGCTGGTGCTGTCATGA
- a CDS encoding phage tail assembly chaperone: protein MSLNENMTEEQILDSLFEAAEKLPEETVRIKRLDMKIVLHGLTSSKVDSIRERCTIRRTVKGAVDEKVDTETFNALLISEATGKLEVKGLSLNGWGDPRITSRLKLSGGEQSVRRMLLAGELDAVGDKVLELSGFGVEIADLKN from the coding sequence ATGAGTTTGAATGAGAATATGACAGAAGAACAAATTTTGGACAGTCTGTTTGAAGCCGCTGAGAAACTACCGGAAGAAACGGTTCGTATCAAGCGCCTCGATATGAAAATTGTACTGCACGGACTGACCTCTAGTAAGGTGGACAGCATTCGTGAGCGTTGCACGATTCGCCGAACCGTGAAGGGTGCTGTAGACGAAAAGGTAGATACCGAAACGTTCAACGCCTTGTTGATTTCGGAAGCCACCGGAAAGTTGGAAGTGAAGGGCCTGTCCCTTAATGGTTGGGGAGATCCCCGGATTACAAGCCGCTTGAAGCTGTCCGGTGGCGAACAGTCTGTCCGCCGTATGCTGCTGGCGGGTGAACTGGATGCAGTGGGAGATAAAGTGCTGGAACTGTCCGGTTTTGGCGTTGAGATTGCTGATCTAAAAAACTAA
- a CDS encoding phage tail tube protein has protein sequence MLDASRVILGTFGQAHVDGVWQTNINKLEASVEMEKRELNLVGNEWKVHKRGIKKGTGTMSGYKVTSDMIRRGFNRFEIITKLDDPEAFGHESIRLIRCTADKIQLANWTAGEEVQEETTFTFEGYELLDPIVAN, from the coding sequence ATGTTGGATGCTTCAAGAGTTATTTTAGGTACGTTTGGTCAGGCGCATGTGGATGGGGTGTGGCAGACGAATATCAATAAGCTGGAAGCCAGCGTGGAAATGGAAAAACGCGAGCTGAATCTCGTGGGCAATGAGTGGAAGGTGCATAAGCGCGGCATCAAAAAAGGGACGGGGACGATGAGTGGCTACAAAGTTACGTCCGATATGATTCGTCGTGGTTTTAATCGTTTTGAGATTATTACGAAGCTGGATGATCCAGAAGCTTTTGGACATGAAAGTATTCGTCTCATCCGTTGCACTGCTGACAAAATCCAGCTAGCCAACTGGACAGCAGGCGAGGAAGTACAGGAAGAAACGACCTTCACCTTCGAAGGCTATGAGCTGCTGGATCCGATTGTAGCGAACTAA
- a CDS encoding phage tail sheath family protein, whose translation MAGGTWENTNKPVLPGLYMNFQAAAASAIQGGSRGTVVVPVKANWGPVREFVEVGSETAISQIFSGGSENGATAYSTLYLALLGGPKKLLAYRLADDTAAEASVTLKSGGETPTDVLRLKALYTGSRGNGFAVTVQPTLGDEQAREVRLYEGTKLLGTYKGSDGTAASIAKALNENSENVWVKAEVVGEGGIPADVSGVHLTGGNSGNSKLVNADYIAMQEALEGQEFNVLALDYAADLALLQSFAAWIKRVRNEGKGVIAVFGGSAADDVSKTAVSLASARSLALNHEGIVNVGTGVRLAGTDYSSAQTAAYVAGLIAGQRLNQSATYAVTPFEDVTRRWTRSEQEQAVRNGVFLLFFDGRQVKALRGINSLVNPSAGQNNAWKKIRSIRVMDAINADLQRAAEETYIGKINNTVEGRLALIGAIKEYLAQLSLSNVIEADGYDVILDPAYYGDAPVIKPEPDQVFLQWNVKLTDVMEQLFGTFYVQ comes from the coding sequence ATGGCAGGCGGAACATGGGAAAACACGAATAAACCGGTATTACCGGGTTTGTATATGAATTTTCAGGCAGCAGCAGCTTCAGCGATTCAAGGTGGATCACGTGGTACGGTCGTTGTACCCGTCAAGGCGAATTGGGGCCCTGTACGTGAGTTTGTAGAGGTGGGCAGCGAAACGGCTATTAGCCAAATCTTCTCCGGCGGCAGTGAGAATGGTGCGACAGCATATTCCACGTTGTATCTGGCTTTGCTGGGCGGTCCGAAAAAACTGCTCGCTTATCGCTTGGCAGATGACACGGCTGCTGAGGCGTCTGTAACGCTGAAAAGTGGTGGCGAGACCCCAACCGACGTGCTGCGTTTGAAGGCTTTGTACACAGGTAGCCGCGGTAATGGTTTTGCCGTAACGGTACAGCCAACTTTGGGCGACGAGCAAGCTCGTGAGGTGCGCCTCTATGAAGGAACCAAACTGCTGGGTACGTACAAAGGCAGCGACGGTACGGCTGCTTCGATTGCCAAAGCGCTGAACGAAAACAGCGAAAACGTATGGGTAAAAGCTGAGGTTGTCGGCGAAGGCGGCATTCCAGCGGATGTCAGCGGCGTACATCTGACAGGTGGCAATAGCGGCAATAGCAAGCTGGTTAATGCCGATTACATTGCGATGCAGGAAGCACTTGAGGGACAGGAATTTAATGTGCTGGCCCTGGATTATGCAGCCGATCTGGCATTGCTGCAAAGCTTTGCTGCCTGGATCAAACGTGTCCGGAATGAAGGCAAAGGCGTCATCGCTGTATTCGGCGGTTCTGCAGCAGATGATGTGTCCAAAACGGCTGTCAGCTTGGCTTCTGCACGTTCTTTGGCACTGAACCATGAAGGCATCGTAAACGTGGGCACAGGCGTACGTCTGGCAGGTACGGACTACAGCTCCGCCCAAACGGCTGCCTATGTAGCCGGACTGATCGCAGGCCAACGGTTGAACCAATCCGCAACGTATGCGGTTACGCCTTTTGAGGATGTAACCCGCCGCTGGACACGTTCCGAGCAGGAGCAGGCTGTCCGTAACGGGGTGTTCCTCCTGTTCTTCGATGGCCGTCAGGTCAAAGCGCTGCGTGGAATCAACAGCTTGGTGAACCCGTCTGCCGGACAAAACAATGCGTGGAAGAAAATCCGTTCCATCCGTGTCATGGATGCCATTAACGCTGACTTGCAGCGTGCAGCCGAAGAGACTTACATTGGCAAAATCAACAACACAGTAGAAGGCCGTCTGGCACTCATCGGTGCGATCAAAGAATACCTGGCACAGCTGTCGCTGAGCAACGTGATCGAGGCGGATGGCTACGATGTCATTCTCGATCCGGCTTACTACGGTGATGCGCCAGTCATCAAGCCGGAGCCGGATCAAGTGTTCCTGCAATGGAATGTGAAGCTCACCGACGTGATGGAGCAGCTGTTCGGCACATTTTACGTGCAATAA